Part of the Sorghum bicolor cultivar BTx623 chromosome 1, Sorghum_bicolor_NCBIv3, whole genome shotgun sequence genome, GGAGGGGCGCTATGTTGTGTGAGAAAATGTACAGAGAAAGCAAGACTTGAGTACAATAATCCACCCACTAGAAACATGCGTAATTGTACTGATATACAGCTCAAGCTGCAATAATAACACATCAGTAAAATTCTCTATAACACGGTTGTACCCACAAACCAGAAGCCTACTACATATCTTCAATCATGTTGTGAGCAGCAGATAAACAAGGCCTTTCAAATATTCAACTATCTCGGACCCACCAAGTTTTGAAATTCCAAATACTCTGTCGACAAATGTTATTGGAACCTGGAGAGGAGAAGGCAATCAACGATTCATTCATTTACCAAAGTCAAGAGATGATCCAATATTATTTAATGAAAAAAGAGACCCCACAGTGGCATACCTCTTCAATGTGATAACCTTTCCTAGTAGCCCTAACAATCATCTCCATCTGGAACACGTAGCCCTTGCTGACACATGAGGAGATTAAGTCTTCCAGGACATCTCGCTTATATAGCCTATTATGATATGCTCATCAAAAGAGATGATTGACGGGTGGGTATTTATTCAGTTCGAGATAAAAGAAAGACAGACCTAAATGATCCGGTTAAATCTGAAGCTCCAGGCTGTAGTAACGTTTGTGCAAGAACATTTGCACCTCTGCTAGTCAGCTTGCGCATGAGATTCCAACCATGGACACCACCATTCTTAACATACCGTGTGCCAGTTACAATGTCAGCCCCAGTTTCCTTTTGTTTCCTGGTTAAGGAAATAACATGATTAAAAAAGACACGTTTTCTAAACTATTTCATTTCAGTAGCCTCAGTGAGGAGCCCAAAGGGGCCAACTGACAAGCTTTACTTGAAATGTATTTTCAGCCATTGGATTCAACAACTGTGACACTATTATTTTTGTCGCTAAAGATATTTTGAGACAAAATCAGACTGAGAATTATATGCACTAAAAAATTTGATTTGAGGATGCTGACTAATATCTGTAAAATAACATGTAGTAGAAACCCAATAACTCTTATATCTTCAGAGATACGATTCTTACCTAATAAAGCTTGGCAAGTATTTTGGCTGTTCAGAGTGGGAAAACAGTCAGTAAGCTAGGAAGAAAAATATTGTAAATAGCAAATATAACAAAAGTAGTAATAGAAAGAAGAATAAGTGAAAGATTTATACATGGTGAGATAGGTCTGCATCCATGATAATGACAAATTCCCCTGAGGCATGCTTTAATCCATGTAAATATGCAGTACCTGGATATTTCCAGTTGCTACTTAATATAAGAAGGAGAAATTTCAGTAAAAAATTAAAGTCAGATGTCTCAACTCACCAAGTCCTAGCTTCCTTGGCCTAGCTCGCAGTAGCTGGCATCATGTCAGGTTAAAGGCAATGCATTAAGCCATGGCACAATAAGCAGATTAATACCACATATACAAAAACTTCAAGCGGATCAGGagcatttaaaaaaaaaacttacaaCAAAATCTTCACCATATACTTGCTGCAGTTGTTTTACAATGTCCTGAGTTCCATCTGGACTACCATCATCCACAATAATGATCTCAAAGTTCACATCCCTGAGGTAAAAAAAAGAAGTCAAATCAGGTTATGTAATATGTAAGAACATGGCAACGTATCTATATGAATGTAACAATTTTTCCTTTCCATCACAGTAGCAAGCTTCCAGCAAAAAATGGAAGTTAAATAATGGCAAAGTAACACATGGTGACATTCTAAGAAAAGGGACACGCAACAAAGCCAACAGTTGCAAGTTGTAATACCTAATAGTGCATTTGATATCCAAGCAGGAGAGCTCATCATGACCCATTTCACATAGCCGACGAACTCATAcaagtttttcaagtttttttttcctGATAGAGTGAATTAGGCACGCCCAGCAGGGCAGCACTAGAATGAAAGGTATCTATGACCTCTATGGCCCAAAATACACAAGTAAAAGAAGAAAACTGGTTGCCACTATGACAGTTCAAGACTTTGATGAAGAAGCAAATTCTAGCTCAAATGTTGGTAAAATAGCACtagaaaattgtttcatttcttCTTCTCAGGGAAAAAAAACACAAGTGCACAGTGATCGCTTCAACAGTACTGGCATCATTGGAACTCTGCAAAGATGTGCAAGCAGAGCTCAAGGGAGGCCTGGTTAATGTCCACATAAATAACCTATGTCATCTATTTGGACGCATAATGGAGTAACAAGTGATTCTACTTTATGATTGGTGCCTGCAGTTGGATCTCAGTTCCATTCACATATTCAGATCAGGTTGATTCTTGTTAAGTAGATTACTAATCTAATCGATCAAGTTTACGCACGCAACCGAATGATATCTAATCTATTGAAATCGAATCCGACAGCGTTCACCACAGAAGATCTCGACGCAACCGTAGCAGCAAAAGGCGCAACGGAGAGAAACAGATCAGCGCCGGACAGGAGAAAGCGGAGCTGGGCGGTGCTTACGGGAGGTGCTTGAAGATGAGGTAGACGATGAGGGCGACGTTGAGGCGCTCGTTGTACGTGGGCACGATGATGCTGTACGCGCGCTTGcggcccgccgccgcctccatgGACGGCCGACTGGACACAGCTCCGGATCTCTCGCTTCTCCTCAGGCGAGCGCTCCGTAGGAGCCTCACCACAGGCTGGGTCGCTGGGACAGGCGGAACGAGTGGCTCGCAGCTGACCGTCGTCGCCGCAGGCCCCCAGCCCACAGCCGCCGTTGCAGAGGGGGGAGGACGAAGCCGGCGAGACGAAGGCAGGATGGCCGGGCTCAAGTCCCCATGGGCATGCGTGTGAATGGGTTTAGGCCTGCGTAGACTTCGTGGCCCAGGCCCGTAGATGAACGCCGTTTGATCATTATGACTCGAATCTTCCAACTATTTCTCACATTAAGGGGTGTTTGGCACTGCTCCACGAAGTCTGCTTCACAAACTCCACCATGGAATAGCTCCATAAAAAACTAGAGTTCGTGGAGTACCTCttgaggtgctctcacaactccacccttttttctcgaactgaatgcgtggagctgaaactgtttggctaaaaaaacGTGGAGTGGAGCTGAAAAACGCAGAGCAGAGTAGTcctaaacacccccttaaatCACTCAACAATACTTTCCGTATATCTCCAGCATTTTTCTTTTACAATTTGAAGAAGTTTACCCAAAATTATGATGTTCATCTGtatttagagcatctctaacGGTTTAACAAATAGGCTTTACATTTTTGtttctgcaaaaaaaaattaaaaacttataTCAAACGGTTTGGCAAATAGACTTTGCATTTTGGTTGGCCAGGTTTGGCATATATGTTAACCGTGTATTGCCGCTTGGCATTGCATAGACCCGCACGTTTTCTTTCCCCGCGTGTGGTTCCCTTGTTGCCGCCGTTTTCTTCCCGTAGAAAGTTGGAGGCTGCGATCTTTTGGTTCTAGACATCGCTGGACATTAACGCCGGTTGTGAGGGAGGCGATCTTCATCAAGCCGACTGTGGAGGAGGTACGTATACCATGACCATGGATTCATCCTTCCAATATGTGCATCGGGTTTCCATGGTGTCTAGGGTTTGTGTGTAGGTGTCGTCTGTTGCTTGAACCTTGGAGTCGACGGCACGAATAAATTTTCGCCTGGAAAAATAACCGCTGGCTCCATACTTTGGATTTTGCCAACTCAATTTTGCCAACCCATTGGAGGTAACCTTTTTCTCCTCCCCATATTGATTTGAGACTTGACACATTCTATGTTTTGCCAAAGAtaaaatgcaaaaccgttggagatgtgcttagtttttttttgaaaatttttggctcttactaatgtagcactttcaatcatggattaactaggctcaaaaattcGTCCCACAaagtacagacaaactgtgcaattagttattttttgtttatatttaatacttgatgtatgtgttcaaagattcgatgcgacggagaatcttgaattttttttaaactaaataaggccttagttgAGGAGGCGAATTTTTTttgatactatagcacttttatttttatttagcaattattggCTAACCATGAActataggcttaaaaaatttgtctcgcaaattacatggaaaactgtataattagttattttttttacaaatatttaatgtttcatatatgtgtcgtaagattcgatgtgacgaaaaatcttgaaaaggttTTAGGTTTTAAgtgtaactaaacaaagcctcaaaTAAGAGGTGTTAAACTGTTAAGTTAATATTGTATATAGTCACAAGTAAATACAGCACACAGAAATAACGCAATAATTGATACAGAAAACACAAATTCCAAATGCAGCAAGATAATGAATCCATAGTAGCAACGTAGAAAATATATACACACGAAGAGAACATAAGATAAAAATTTAAGCTACAAAAAAAAAGGTTCAGTACTTTCTGGCAAGGACATGTTTTGGTTGCGCCTTAAACCGATCAGGCTAGAATGATTCTTGCACTCTGAGTGCCTGAGGCAATCAGAAACCAACAGTAACATTCCATTCGAACACATCTAAACATACTGCCATCTCGAATATGCAAAAGACTTCTTGCTATATTTTGGAGCTGATGAAGACTCCGAACTGGCAAGGCCATGAAATGCTACGAGTTCTTGTGCCAAAGGGATTTGAAAGGCAACTGAGAAAACCATGACTCAGAGCCTGAAGATTTAGGAGATGCGCTCGAAACAGCATGCGGATCTCGCCAGAACTTGAGAACATACAGGCTCTCCTCCTCAGTACACCTCTTCAAGACAACACGTGATGCATACCCCATCTCGCTCATCAGATGGCATATATCTGAAGGATCATTATCTTCAAGGGCTACCATGTACAGCCACCCTCTTTCTGATAGCATCTCACGCACAGCAGGAAGGATCCTGTCTATCACTTGACGCCCGTTCAAACCTCCTGCCCAAGATGAAGCAATGCCCTTGCATCCAACTTCTTCCACAGGAGTTGGCACATAAGGAGGGTTAACAACTGCCACATCAACCATACCAGCAAGGCGTTTATCAAGACCAGACACGATATCAGTAACAATCACATCTGCATGCACCCCATGAGCTTCAAGGGTCGCTTGAGTTGTCTCGGCAGCATGTTGGTTGATGTCAGTTGCTAGGTACTGGGCTCCAGAGCCTAATTGCCTGAGCATGATTGCAAGAGAGGTGATGACATAACCACTACCAGACCCAACCTCCATACATAACCTTGGCTGTAGTGTCAAAAGTTGTGCTTTGTCTGAGAGTAGCGCATCAACAAGAGCAAAGGAATCATCACATGGCTCATACACATCTGGATGGCTCGCAACAAGCGGAATTTGTGCAGTGTTTAATGTCCTTCCGGAAGAAGCCTGCAAAAATAAGTTTTTACCATGAAACTAGCATAGACATTCACTTCAATAGATATAGATTACACatatttatatttctctctgTTTAAAGCAAGCACTATCATTTGTTAGATGAAACAAAATAGTACATGACAAAATGGATAACATGCTTATTAGCACTCTAGTTAACATCGGAAAGAGCACTTTAGTTGAATGTCACTTAGTGGAATTGGATAATATATCACTACTTGTTTCCTGTAAAAACAACATTTTGGCAATTGAAACATCTCTCTTACATTAAGGATTATCCAGCAACATAACTTAAGGACATTGATGGTTACCAAAACAGTTCAGCATGGTGACTATATGGAATACTTATAACAAACTATAGTTCAGTATGCTGACTTTTTTTAGTGGGCATGTTGAGGACTTGTGAGATCTTCAACAAAACATCCATCCTAGATTGTGGTAATCAAGTGACTTCAGTACTTATTACTGAGAAGTTTGTACAAAAGATTGATTCAGGGTCTAATTTCCGACTACTAAATCCTACTTCAGTGAGGAGTAAGGATGGGCATCAAACCCCGCCCTTTCAGGCAACTacctcgtcgccgccggcgCAGCCATGGCCACGAGATATTCAAAACGAGCTCGGATCCTGCATCCCACCACCTAGGCTAGGCTAGGTTTCAAATCGGAGAAAACGAGGACTCCTATGTTCCGCTCCCAAACCCTCGTCTTTTCTGCCAATCTGGAATCACGTTGGAGGACGAAGTGCTCACCTTGGCCCTCCTGGGGAGTCCCTTCTCGGCGCCGCTA contains:
- the LOC8057351 gene encoding hemK methyltransferase family member 2, giving the protein MADGDGAGAAATGKLAELPSGAEKGLPRRAKASSGRTLNTAQIPLVASHPDVYEPCDDSFALVDALLSDKAQLLTLQPRLCMEVGSGSGYVITSLAIMLRQLGSGAQYLATDINQHAAETTQATLEAHGVHADVIVTDIVSGLDKRLAGMVDVAVVNPPYVPTPVEEVGCKGIASSWAGGLNGRQVIDRILPAVREMLSERGWLYMVALEDNDPSDICHLMSEMGYASRVVLKRCTEEESLYVLKFWRDPHAVSSASPKSSGSESWFSQLPFKSLWHKNS
- the LOC8055691 gene encoding dolichol-phosphate mannosyltransferase subunit 1, which gives rise to MEAAAGRKRAYSIIVPTYNERLNVALIVYLIFKHLPDVNFEIIIVDDGSPDGTQDIVKQLQQVYGEDFVLLRARPRKLGLGTAYLHGLKHASGEFVIIMDADLSHHPKYLPSFIRKQKETGADIVTGTRYVKNGGVHGWNLMRKLTSRGANVLAQTLLQPGASDLTGSFRLYKRDVLEDLISSCVSKGYVFQMEMIVRATRKGYHIEEVPITFVDRVFGISKLGGSEIVEYLKGLVYLLLTT